A single Drechmeria coniospora strain ARSEF 6962 chromosome 03, whole genome shotgun sequence DNA region contains:
- a CDS encoding ankyrin, which translates to MPLLSLPTELLLAIAHHLDSCRDIDALARANCRLYRELIIHLYRYDAKHYRAAALFWAARNGRCETIRRAVATGVSLDEHAMLPIAVENGHGSVVSLLLSLRDVDLSVKCDNGWTLLGLAARSGHADVARLLVEAGADIRDGYVGWTPLNVAANSGHLAVASYLLGEGADPELRSESGWTPLKSASCNGHAAVAELLLASGADVQASADRGWTPLHSAANSGHGDIVGLLVDGGADTAVATVDGWTALTLAADKGKAESVWMLLRKGADVALACGNGWTPLTLASDSGHIDIVEMILDAGAEIGAPCNHGWTPLSLAAGAGHAAVVKLLLDRGADVAVTNDAGWPPLLTASDRGHQDVVRVLLDHGADVQASNPSGWTPLHAVAENGRLAIAGMLLDHGADADAANRSGWSPFHVAAHNNRHETVEFMLARSAVDVNLRDNNGRTAAFHAAIRGHAETVERMLARDISFDIDDMYGSAAVLAATRNGHEAVVRTLLDHAGFDTHSPDLFGETILSWAARSGNPRLLDLLCDYSRRRGNDVGEDVQVEQNPVKFIGDSCWCEICTRCTVLGTVSYECPTDLRGRVGAYVALDQEFDDAGTMSVARKHGRES; encoded by the exons ATGCCCCTGCTGTCCCTGCCGACGGAGCTGCTTCTGGCCATAGCCCATCACCTCGACTCGTGCCGGGACATCGACGCCCTGGCACGTGCCAACTGCCGGCTCTACCGGGAACTCATCATCCACCTCTACCGCTACGATGCCAAGCACTAtcgggccgccgccctcttctgggcggcgaggaacggcCGCTGCGAGACGATACGGCGGGCCGTGGCCACGGGGGTTAGCCTTGACGAGCACGCCATGCtgcccatcgccgtcgagaacggccacggctccgtcgtcagcCTCCTGCTGAGCCTGCGGGACGTCGACCTCTCCGTCAAGTGCGACAACGGCTGGacgctcctcggcctcgccgcgcGGTCCGGTCACGCCGACGTGGCgaggctcctcgtcgaggccggcgccgacatcCGCGACGGCTACGTCGGCTGGACGCCGCTCAACGTGGCCGCCAACTCGggccacctcgccgtcgcgagctacctcctcggcgagggcgccgaccCCGAGCTGCGCAGCGAGAGCGGCTGGACGCCCCTCAAGTCGGCCTCGTGCAACggccacgccgccgtcgccgagctgctcctcgccagcggcgccgacgtccaggcctcggccgaccggGGCTGGACGCCGCTGCACTCGGCCGCCAACTCGGGCCACGGGGACATtgtcggcctgctcgtcgacggcggcgccgacacggccgtcgccaccgtcgacggctggaCGGCCCtgaccctcgccgccgacaaggGCAAGGCCGAGTCGGTCTGGATGCTGCTGCGCAagggcgccgacgtggccCTGGCGTGCGGCAACGGCTGGACGCCCCTGACCCTCGCCTCCGACAGCGGCCACATCGACATTGTCGAGAtgatcctcgacgccggcgccgaaaTCGGCGCGCCCTGCAACCACGGCTGGACGCCCCtgagcctcgccgccggcgccggccacgccgccgtcgtcaagctgctgctcgaccgcggcgccgacgtcgccgtcaccaACGACGCCGGCTGGCCGCCGCTCCTCACGGCCTCGGACCGCGGCCACCAGGACGTCGTCCGCGTCCTGCTCGaccacggcgccgacgtccagGCCTCGAACCCGAGCGGGTGGACGCCGctgcacgccgtcgccgagaacGGCaggctcgccatcgccggcatgCTGCTGGatcacggcgccgacgccgacgccgccaaccGGAGCGGCTGGAGCCCCTTtcacgtcgccgcccacaACAACCGCCACGAGACGGTCGAGTTCATGCTCGCGCggtccgccgtcgacgtcaacctCCGCGACAACAAcggccgcaccgccgccttccACGCCGCCATCCGAGGCCACGCCGAGACGGTGGAGCGCATGCTCGCCCGTGACATCTCCTTTGACATTGACGACATGTACGGCTCGGCTGCCGTCCTGGCGGCCACGAGGAACGGccacgaggccgtcgtgcgCACGCTGCTCGATCACGCCGGCTTCGACACCCACTCGCCCGACTTGTTTGGCGAAACGATCCTTTCCTGGGCCGCCCGCAGCGGCAACCCTCGTCTGCTTGATTTGCTTTGCGACTattctcgacgacgcggcaaCGACGTAGGTGAAGACGTGCAAGTGGAGCAGAACCCTGTCAAGTTTATTGGAGATTCTTGCTGGTGCGAGATATGCACCCGCTGCACCGTGCTGGGCACCGTGTCGTACGAGTGTCCGAc GGACCTCCGAGGGCGCGTCGGAGCCTACGTTGCGCTTGACCAAGaattcgacgacgccggcacgATGTCTGTTGCGCGAAAACACGGCCGAGAATCGTGA